The Acidobacteriota bacterium DNA window AGTGACGGCACCGTCAGCGGTCCCGACCGCCTAGGCCGAGGGTCGCAGGCGCGCCCGCTTAGGATCCCCAAAGATGGGAGAGTTGGAAAAACTCCGGAGCACAGTCCACGACGCAGTCACGGTTGCGAAAGGCCCCGTGCTCTACCGAGGTGAGAGCCAGAACTACCCGGAAGTGTCGTCAACCCTGCGGCGCAAGTGTGGCCAGTGGCGCCGCCAAGGACAAGACCTGAACAAGCTCCAGGACGTACTGACAGACATCGCCAAGAGACACGACAACCCGGACGCAAGGAAAACCAGAAAACCGCGACGCAGTGAACAATTCATCCATGTGTGGTCAGGTGGATACGACCCAACACAGATGAGTGAGAGTCAAGTGGAATTGATGTGCGAACTCCAGCATTGGGGAGCTGACACCAACCTTATTGACTTTACCAGGAGCCTCGACGTTGCGATCTACTTTGCGTGCGAGGAGACGTGGCACCGGAACGGCAGGATCATCGTCGTCCAGGAACACGATTGGGCGGCATGGCGCCTTGATGCGAAATCCCCGTCTCATAGAGTGGAGGCACAGCAGAGCGTGTTTATCCGACCGCCGGATGGTCTCGTCACGCCATGGCGCCAATTCCAGGTGGAAGGGCGCAAAAAGGAGGCAATCCTGGAAGAGCTCAGCGGTTTGGCGAATCCTATTACCACACCCACGTTGTATAACGACCTTCAAGGATACATACGACTGAGCAAGAGGTATGTGGAAGGCATGGATTACTATCACGCGGGAGTGTCGTGGCTAGTCGAGTACGAGAATCAATTGGATTCCGGCTCGGACCGGCAAGAGATGCTGGAACGAGCGATAGAGTCGCTTCGCAAGGCTGCGGAACACCTGCACTGGATTGGGGGCGTGTGGGACCGACTGGCGCTAGCGTACCTGCACTGTAACGACCGGCGGCGCGCTGCAAGAGCGATCGGGAAGGCGACGCGATTAGGACATCCGCCGCCCCCTCCACAGGTGATGAGGATTCTGCGTGAGCCAGCGGACGAGTAGTCCAGAGGTTGAGTGTTTTCAACGGACGCGAGATTCGGCGGTCGTTGGCGACACGGACGCAGAGGCCCAGCAGGTCCGCGAAACATGCGGCCCGTACAGTAGGCTACAATTGGCATATAGCCTCTTCGGTGTGCGTTGAAAGGCAGGCATTGTAGTGTCGCTAAACAAGGAAGACGTATGGGCAGACCTAAGGTATGCCCTCGATGAACTGGACAGCCCTCCCCGCGATATACACAGCAGCTTGACTGATGCAGCACACTTAGATGCACAAACTGAAGAGGAGTTCTTTAATAGACTCTTTCAGATTGGACTACTCTCCCTAGCATATTCAAGAGCTAAGACAAGGGCGGATACGAGGAATGCTCACGAGGCAATCGAGAAGGGCCTAAAAGCGATTCTGTTAGACGGCGGCCTGACACAGAAACGGGTTCGTTCTCGCAGTCACGAGCTACACCGACTGTTGGAGGATGTTCAACAACACAACCCAGCGGCATTCAATGAACTAGAGCGTTGTTTCGACAGCACTATCCAATATCTGGAAAGCGTCACAACCATCAAACACAATACGAACATCTTGGAGTATTTTCGGAAACATGGCAAATCCGAAGTATTTGTGGCCACTAGGTACGCAAGTATCGAGGGTGCTAACAACACGGACGGAGGAATGATCGGCCATGTCTATATGGAGATTATACGTGCACTATTGTCGCTCTTATTTGGATGGCGCCCGAAGGACATAAACCACCGCATCGAGGAAGAAGCAAGGAAGGCGATACTGGCCGAGAGCAAACGGGATCCGGCTTGGGACGCAGCGGAGTGGTTGAATCGGGGACCCGTTCGCCCGCGACTAGAAGTCAGGGAGAACCTAAAGGACAATAGAGTGCTACGTGCGGCGCTGCGGAGGTGTGCAAGAGGATCGAAGGATAGCGGGATTCAGTATTGGGCTGCGACACTCAGGCACAAGCACGTCTTTGCAAGAAGAAAGGCGCGAGCTGAGCACCGGGTCCGGTGAGAGTCGATGTGCTCCTCTTTCGGAAGAATAGTTTTTTCGGCCGATGGTTGGCGCGGCGGGTCGCTGAGAATTTTCCGGTTCGGTCAGTCCCTTCT harbors:
- a CDS encoding FRG domain-containing protein → MGELEKLRSTVHDAVTVAKGPVLYRGESQNYPEVSSTLRRKCGQWRRQGQDLNKLQDVLTDIAKRHDNPDARKTRKPRRSEQFIHVWSGGYDPTQMSESQVELMCELQHWGADTNLIDFTRSLDVAIYFACEETWHRNGRIIVVQEHDWAAWRLDAKSPSHRVEAQQSVFIRPPDGLVTPWRQFQVEGRKKEAILEELSGLANPITTPTLYNDLQGYIRLSKRYVEGMDYYHAGVSWLVEYENQLDSGSDRQEMLERAIESLRKAAEHLHWIGGVWDRLALAYLHCNDRRRAARAIGKATRLGHPPPPPQVMRILREPADE